The Pirellulales bacterium genomic interval CTGATCCGGTTTTCAAGGATCATTGCATCTACAGTACCTACCATCCCAGTTGGGACAAGGTGTACGGCGATCCGGCCGAGCCGGCCACCTCGATCGTGTTCGGCGAAAAGGGGTCGGGCAAGACGGCCTTGCGTTTGCAAATCGTGCGACATCTGACCGAGTACAACCGCAAGAATCCCAATCAGCGGTTGTTCGTCATCGAATACGACGACTTCAACCCCTTTCTTGACCGCTTTGTCGAGCGCGTCAGCGCCCGGGCGATTCGCAAAGACCAGGTCTTGTCGCAATGGAAGTTGTGGGATCATATGGATGCGATATTGTCGCTGGGCGTTACGCGCCTGGTGGATCGCATCTTGGATGGGCCAAAGCAACAAAATCCTTCGCCGGCCGATATTGGTCCGCTAGAGACAGGCCTTCTCGATCGGCACCAGGCACGTGATCTGTTGTTGCTGGCGGCGTGTTACGATCGGTCGATGGCCGAAGCGCCTCGGCGGCGATGGCACCGCTTGCGTCGCAAGTTGCGCTTTCGTACGTGGCGGGCGCGGTGGCCTGCTGCGTTGGGCTTTGTCGTCGTGATCGCCGTGTTGACGGCCATCGGCGCCGCGCAAGATTGGTCGTGGTTGGGCACGCCGTGGCCCTACATCGTGATGGCGGCGGCTTGGATTCCCTGGGTTGTGCGCGCTACACGCTGGATGTGGCGGGCACGCCGCGTGGCACGGCAATTGCGCGTGATCAAGCGCGAGGTCAATCCGTTGCGCCAGGTGCTCATGAACTTCACCACAGATCAGCTCGCCGGGCAGCCGTTGCCCGAGCGCGATCGAACGGACGATCGCTTTGAGCTACTCGTGAAATTTCAAGGCGTGCTGGCCGGCTTGGGTTTTACGGGCGTGGTGGTCCTGGTCGATCGCGTCGACGAGCCGCATTTCGTCAATGGCGCGGCCGACCGCATGCGCGGGCTATTGTGGCCGTTACTGGACAATAAATTTCTCAAGCATCCTGGCCTGGGGTTCAAGCTGTTGCTGCCCATCGAGTTGTCTTACTTCATCGAGCGCGAGGATCGCGATTTCTACCAGCGAGCGCGACTCGACAAACAAAACATGATCCCCTCGTTGGACTGGACGGGGGAGGCCCTGTACGACGTCGCCAACGCAAGACTCAAGGCCTGCGCCATCGACGGACGGACGCCGTCGCTGCGAAACCTGTTCGACGACACGGTCGACGATCGGCGACTGATCGCGGCCCTGCGCACGCTGCGTGTGCCGCGGCATTTGTTCAAATTTCTCTATCGCGTCTTCGTCGCCCACTCTAACGCCCATACGGACGAAAACCCAGTCTGGCAGATTTCGGGACCGACGTTCGAGTCGGTGCTGGCACTGTACGAGCGCGATCAAGAGGCGTTCGACCGGGGCATGGCGGCGGGGTAAATACGCGCCGCCGACGCGCATGAGTACCGTAGCCGAGGCGACTGGTGAGGCCCGATGGGATCAGTCCTCGCCGGCACGGCATTGATGTAAACTGCTGCGCCGAAAGGCGCAAAGGTTCGCCGCGCCGCGCCGCGCAAAACATTTCTCGAGTCGTAAATCTGCCGATTTTCTGGCCTTTACGTCTCCGGCGCTTGTCGGCACAATACCGCCTCGCCAGTGACCCCCATCTAGCCAGTCGCTGGCCCTGCGGCCGGAGCAGACGTCAGGAAGACGCGCGACCGACGCAGAAGTAGCAGAAACAGCAAGGAGCGCTGAAAGTGATCCACTCCCTTCGCCGAAGTACGATCGCGGCACTCGTGTCAGCGCTGGCTGCGACCAGCGTTTCTCTCGCTCAGGCCCCGCAGCAACCTCTGCGTCCCGCAGGACCGCCCCAAGGTACAGCCGGACCCGCACAGGGTGGCGGTGTACCGAACGGTGGCGCCCCCTCCGGAGCAGCACCAGCGCACCATCCGCAAGGCCACACGGGCGCCGCTGCCAGCGTCGCGATTATCGACCTGCCGTACATCCTGAAGAATCACGGCGGATTCAATCAACGGCTCGAGGAGTTGCGTCGCGAGGCCGAGGGAGTGGAAAACGATTTCAAGTCCAAACGCGATGCCATCCAGAAGATCATGGTCCAGCTCGAAGAGCTGCAACGCGGCAGCCCCGACTACAAGAAACTCGAAGAAGAGATCACCAAGCGCCAGGCAGGCCTGAGCGTTGACATCAACATCGCCAAGAAGAAATTTCAAGAGGCGGAAGCCAGAATCTACTACGAGGTCTATCAGCAGATTCTGGCCGAAGTTCGCTACTATGCCGAAGTCAATCGTATTGGCCTGGTCCTGAAGTTCAACGGCGACGAAGCCAACAAGGACAATCCCGACGAGATTATGCGCGAGATGCAAAAGATGGTGCTGTATTACAACCACAGCATGGACATCACGCCCATCATACTTGAGAAAATGAAGGGACAGCCCGTGCGACCCGGTGGTAATAACCCCGCAGCGCAACGGACTGGCGTTCAGCCGCGCCGGCAATAATTACCGGCCGGCGGGCATGCGGCTTCGTGGTTCTCTGTTCTCTGTTCTCATTCCGGATTCCAGTTCGCTAAACCAGCCTGATGTACATTCCAAGACAGCAACGCACCATCGAGAGGTCGGCGACCGTCGCGGGCTTCGGGTATTGGAGTGGGCGTGACGTACGCGTCGAGTTTCGCCCCGCGGCGCCGGATACGGGCGTCGTATTCGTACGAGATGATTTGCCAAAGCCGCTGAAGATTCCGGCTACGGTGGCGCAGCGCGTGGAAACACCGCGGCGCACCACTTTACGCGCCGGAGGCGCCAGTGTGGAAATGGTCGAGCACATCATGGCCGCCTTGGCCGGGCTGCGCATCGACAATTGCGAAGTATGGGTCAACGCGGTGGAAATGCCCGGCTGCGACGGATCGAGCTTGCCGTTTGTCGAAGCCCTCTCCGACGCGGGCGTAGTGAATCAGAATGCGGATCGCACGACCTTGGTGGTCCGCGAGGTCACCAGGCTGGGCGACATCGATAGTTGGATCGAGGCCCGCCCTTCGGCTGGTCCGGGAATGTCGGTCAAGTTCCGCATCGACTATGGGTCGAGCACCGCTATCGGTCGTCAGACGCTGACGCTGCCGATCACGCCCGACTCGTTTCGCCGTGAACTGGCGCCGAGCCGGACGTTCATGCTGAAAAGTGAGGCCGATTGGCTCGTCGCCCAGGGGTTGGGCAGCCGCGCGTCGACCAAGGACCTGTTGGTTTTCGATGCCGAGGGGCCGATCGACAACGAGCTAAGATTTCGCGACGAATGCGTGCGTCATAAGGCACTCGATCTGGTCGGTGATTTGGCGCTGGCCGGCTGCGACCTGGTCGGGCACTTCGTGGCGCATCGCAGCGGCCATCGGCTGAATGCGGAACTGGTTCGCGTGCTGCTGATGGAGGGAGACATGGTGACGGCGCGCCGCCGCTCGGCGTAATAACGCCGGGCTTGCGTTGCGTCGATGGCAGAGTCAATGCGATTCCTTACTTCGGAAAACTGTACTGCGGCTGGCGACAAAGGCGTCGCTCGAAACCGCAGGGGCGCGGAGCTGATCGGTCATGGCTACCTACGTCTCTGAGCACGTGGCGATCGACGCTCGCGCCGAAATCGACGTCGATGTCGAAATTGGACCGTTCTGCGTCATTGGCCCGCACGTTCGCATCGGCAAGGGAACGCGACTCGAAAACAACGTGACCATCATGGGGCACGTTACAATCGGTCAGAACAATCATCTTTACCCAGGCGTGGTGATCGGCGGCGAGCCGCAGGACATCAGCTATCAGGGTAGCGACACTCAGGTCGTGATCGGCGATTCGAATTGCTTCCGCGAGGGTGTCACGATCAATCGTGCGACCGAGAAGGAAGACGGCATCACGTCGGTAGGAAACCACAACTTCCTCATGGCTTGCAGCCACGTGGCGCACGATTGCCGCCTGGGCGACCACATCATCATCGCCAACGGAACGTTGCTGGGTGGACATGTACATGTCGACAACCACGCGTCGATTTCTGGAGCCGTGGGTGTTCATCACTACGCCAGCATTGGATCGTACGCGTTTGTCGCCGGCATGAGCCGTGTGTTGCACGATGTTCCGCCGTTTATGCTCGTGGATGGGCATCCCACGCGACCGCGCTGCATTAACGTGGTGGCGCTGAAAAGAAACAACTTCTCGCCCGAGTCCATCGATAGCCTGGCCGAGGCGCATCGGCTATTGTTCCGGGCCAAAGTGGGTTTGGCGCACGCCCGCGAGATTCTTCGCGGCAACGACCAGATCACGCCCGAGGTGACCGATTTGCTGGCATTCATCGAGCGTCAGCAAGAGGGCAAACACGGCCGCGCTCGCGAGCGCAGGAGAGCCTCTTGAAGCCGGTCAATGTGGCCGTGGTCGGGGTAGGGCATTTGGGTAGGATTCATGCCAGGATCCTGGCCGGCCTGCCGCAATTCTCACTGGTCGGGCTGGTCGATCCGATCGCGGAAAATCTTGATCGCGCCACGGCCGATTTTCAAGCGCCGGGCTTCCGCAACGTTCGCGACTTACGCGGCACGATCGATGCAGCCGTGATCGCCACGCCAACCCGCTTTCATCATCAGGTGGCCAGCGAGCTATTGGCCGAGGGCGTTCATCTGTTGGTGGAAAAGCCGCTGGCTTCGACCTACGACGAAGCATGCTCGCTCGTGGATCTGGCCAAACGTCACGGTGCGGTATTGCAAGTAGGCCATGTCGAGCGTTTCAACCCTGCTTATGCTTCCGCGTTGCCGCATGTCGGCGCGCCCAAGTACATCTCGGCCGTGCGACGTTCGGGTTTTTCTTTTCGATCGACCGACATCGGGGTTGTCCTGGACCTGATGATCCACGACATCGACCTGGTGTTGTCGCTGGTTCGTTCGCCGCTAAGGCAGGTCGAGGCACTGGGCCTGGCACTGTTTGGCCGACACGAAGATGTGGCAAACGCTCGACTGGCATTCGAAAATGGCTGCGTAGCCGAATTAAGTGCCTCGCGCGCCAGCCGCTCGCCGGCACGCACGATGGACGTCTGGTCGGCGCGCACGATGGCGAGTCTCGATTTTAGCGCCCGGGTTGCTTCGGTAATCCGTCCCAGCGCCGCCATCTTGCGGCGCGAGGTCGATATCGAACGGCTGGCGCCTGCCGAACGGGACGCTCTCAAAGACAAGTTGCTCACCGAGCACTTGCCCGTCGAGCAACTGACGTCGGTGCCGCGCGACGCGATCACGGCTGAACTCGAGGATTTTGCCGAGAGCATTCAGACCGGGCGCGCACCACAAGTAACGGGAGAAGCGGGCCGCGATGCGGTCGATGTGGCAGAACGCGTGCTGGCCAAGATCGCTCGTCATGCCTGGGACGGCACCCCCGACGGCGTGGTCGGCCCACAGGTGGCCCCCTCTCGACAGATCATTCCGGGACCGCATTGGGGCAAAAAGCCCTCGACGTCGCCGGTCGAACGTCGCGAAGCTGGCTGAGGCAATTGCCCTGCTGACAGGCGTCCGTCTCTGCTGCTCGCGGCTAAGCGTGGCTGATCAGCGTTAGCCGCGTTCGATCAGCATTCTCTTTACGCCAGGTCGCGGTCCTCGAACATCAGCAGGGCCAGCACCATGGCCACCGTGCTGTACAGCAGCGAGTAGACAGCTGCCCAGGCCAGATAGGCCATTGGCACGATTCGCCCTGTGGAAACGGCTGCCGGAATGTCGAAATCATCCAGATTCGGCAGCACCGTGGCGATGAACTGTCCGAAGAACGATACCAACCGCGATTCGCGGAAGGCATTGGCAAACACCGGCGCCAGGTGCCCCAACGCATAGATCGTCACGCAGATCACCAGGTTCGGCAGCATTGGCAATCGCGTCGACAAGGCGATACTAATCGAGGCCAGCATCGTGGCCTCCATGAATTTCAAGGCCAAGCCCGGCACAATCTGCAGCATTTCGGTCTGGCACTCGGCGGCGGATGGTTCGGGGTTCGAGGTTTCGCGGGCTTCGTGCTTTACCTTGTAAGAAATCGTCGCCAGGAACAAGGCGCCCAGAACCAGGAAGACCGAAGCCGTGGGGGCCAGCACGCCC includes:
- the lpxA gene encoding acyl-ACP--UDP-N-acetylglucosamine O-acyltransferase, with amino-acid sequence MATYVSEHVAIDARAEIDVDVEIGPFCVIGPHVRIGKGTRLENNVTIMGHVTIGQNNHLYPGVVIGGEPQDISYQGSDTQVVIGDSNCFREGVTINRATEKEDGITSVGNHNFLMACSHVAHDCRLGDHIIIANGTLLGGHVHVDNHASISGAVGVHHYASIGSYAFVAGMSRVLHDVPPFMLVDGHPTRPRCINVVALKRNNFSPESIDSLAEAHRLLFRAKVGLAHAREILRGNDQITPEVTDLLAFIERQQEGKHGRARERRRAS
- a CDS encoding OmpH family outer membrane protein; protein product: MIHSLRRSTIAALVSALAATSVSLAQAPQQPLRPAGPPQGTAGPAQGGGVPNGGAPSGAAPAHHPQGHTGAAASVAIIDLPYILKNHGGFNQRLEELRREAEGVENDFKSKRDAIQKIMVQLEELQRGSPDYKKLEEEITKRQAGLSVDINIAKKKFQEAEARIYYEVYQQILAEVRYYAEVNRIGLVLKFNGDEANKDNPDEIMREMQKMVLYYNHSMDITPIILEKMKGQPVRPGGNNPAAQRTGVQPRRQ
- the lpxC gene encoding UDP-3-O-acyl-N-acetylglucosamine deacetylase encodes the protein MYIPRQQRTIERSATVAGFGYWSGRDVRVEFRPAAPDTGVVFVRDDLPKPLKIPATVAQRVETPRRTTLRAGGASVEMVEHIMAALAGLRIDNCEVWVNAVEMPGCDGSSLPFVEALSDAGVVNQNADRTTLVVREVTRLGDIDSWIEARPSAGPGMSVKFRIDYGSSTAIGRQTLTLPITPDSFRRELAPSRTFMLKSEADWLVAQGLGSRASTKDLLVFDAEGPIDNELRFRDECVRHKALDLVGDLALAGCDLVGHFVAHRSGHRLNAELVRVLLMEGDMVTARRRSA
- a CDS encoding Gfo/Idh/MocA family oxidoreductase: MKPVNVAVVGVGHLGRIHARILAGLPQFSLVGLVDPIAENLDRATADFQAPGFRNVRDLRGTIDAAVIATPTRFHHQVASELLAEGVHLLVEKPLASTYDEACSLVDLAKRHGAVLQVGHVERFNPAYASALPHVGAPKYISAVRRSGFSFRSTDIGVVLDLMIHDIDLVLSLVRSPLRQVEALGLALFGRHEDVANARLAFENGCVAELSASRASRSPARTMDVWSARTMASLDFSARVASVIRPSAAILRREVDIERLAPAERDALKDKLLTEHLPVEQLTSVPRDAITAELEDFAESIQTGRAPQVTGEAGRDAVDVAERVLAKIARHAWDGTPDGVVGPQVAPSRQIIPGPHWGKKPSTSPVERREAG